The following is a genomic window from Chloracidobacterium sp..
GTTGCAGACCGTGCACTCGATGCCTATGCCCGTGCATACGAAAAGGCAGGAGACGATCCTAAGCAGAAGGCTTACAAGGACGGCGTCTTGAAATCCTTCAAGGATATCTATGAGATCCGCTATGAGAAGCCCGACGGTGCAGACGCTCTGATCAAGACGATCGCAGCAAAGCCGATGGTTGCACCTTCGACGCCGATCGCGCCTGTTGTGGACGAACCGACAACAGCCTCTGAGACGGTCACGCCACCGACGACTCCGACGCCTGCTGCGCCAAAGCCGTCCGCTGTTCCGGCAACAAAACCGGCCGCGAAGACAGTTCCGGCGAAGCCTTCGGTCGCAAAAGTGCGTAAGGCCGCGCGGTAAGGCGGTGCAGTTTCTAGTATAATTGGCCGGGCGCCTCTGTGAGGCGTCCGGTTTTTGATTTCAGTGGACGCAAAGATCGCACAACTCGAGGCTCTTACCGGTCACCGATTCAAGGATATTGCGTGGCTTGAACGTGCTGTTTCGCACCGATCATGGATCTTTGAGGTGATGCCGGATGCGACCGATTCTGAAAAGCACGAAGCCGAGAACGAGTCGCTGGAGTTCATCGGCGATTCGGTACTTGGGCTTGTAATAGCTGAGCAATTGTATCGTTCGCATCCGGGAAAGAGTGAAGGAGCGCTGACCTTGATGAAGCATCATCTCGTAAGTACGGCCACTCTTGCGCGCCTTGCCGGCGAGATCGAACTCGGGCGGTTCGTGCGTATGGGCAAAGGCGAAGAACGTACGGGCGGGCGGAAAAAGAGCACTCTGCTCGCAAATACGCTCGAAGCTGTGATAGGAGCGGTATTTTTGGACGGCGGCTATACGGCAGCAAGGGTTTTTGTAAGCGGTATTTTCGCCGAAGACCTGAAGAATTCCACTCCGGATGCGGCCGTTGACTTCAAGAGCATGCTGCAAGAGACGCTGCAGGCTGAAAAACTCGAAACGCCGCGATACAATGTAATCCGAACGGAGGGGCCGCCGCATCAGCGTGTCTTTTTTGTTGAGGCAGTGTGGGCGGGCGGCAGTTCGGGCGGCAGCGGCAGCTCGCGAAAGGCAGCCGAAATGCAGGCGGCTGCCGCGGCATTAGAGATCATCCGAAAGCAAGCTGCGGCAGCAACAAAGGATGCAGCACCGCGTCGCTGACGCGTATCTATGAGTACTGATAAAGAGGAAATAGAAAAGACCGAGACACCGAGATCTCTCGGGCCGCCTAAGTCGCAGATCCGCGAATATTTCGAGTCGTTCGTCGTAACTTTGATCATGGCGATCTTCGGTATGACGTTCATTCTGCAGGCCGTTACGGTTCCGACCGGCTCGATGCAGAATACCATCCTCGTTGGTGATTACCTGCTTGTAAATAAGTTCATATTCACGCCCGGCGGCGGCAGTTTGCCGTTCCTGCCGCAGCGTGAGATCGAGCGCGGCGACATCATCGTTTTCAAATATCCCGGCAACAAGCTGCATCCTGATCTAGACGCGTCGAGGCGGCCGCCGATCGTCCCTTATCAGATCAACTATGTAAAACGTGTCATCGGCCTTCCGGGCGAAACGGTGGAGTTCAAGGATAACAGCGTTTATATTAATGGCGAACTGCTGCCGGAACACCGCATGATCGGTGACGCTCCCGACAACCTGTCGGCGCTTGATGTGCACGAATTCGAGGGAAGGAAACCCGATGATAAGTGGACCGTCTATTATTCGCGAAGGACGATGGAGCCGATAAGGGCCGGTCAGCATGTCTCGCGCGAAGGCATGGAATTCGGTATCGCCGGAAAGAAAATGGTCGTGCCGGAGAACAGCTTTTTTGTAATGGGCGACAGCCGCGACAACAGCGAGGACAGCCGGTATTGGGGATTTGTGCCGCGTGGGCTGATCATCGGCAGGGCGATGTTCGTTTATTGGTCATGTGACCGCGGAGCTTCGAACGGCGATCTTTTCGGCTGCATCACCCATCCGCGCCTGGGCCGTATCGGCACGCTGGTAAGGTAATTGTATATGGATCCGGAATTTGGAAATGAGGCAGCCGATGCGAAAGAAAACGGCCGGCCGCTAGTAGCATTGGAATCGACCGTTATCTCGCACGGCCTGCCATATCCGCGAAATCTCGAGACCGCTCGTGCTCTTGAAGAAGCTGTTCGCAGCGGCGGTGCTGTTCCTGCGACGATTGCTGTGCTGAACGGTCAGATTCGGGTCGGTATCAGCGATAAAGAGTTGGAATTTCTTGCTGCCGAAAAGGATATTCGCAAGATATCGCGCCGCGACATTCCCGTGGCGATCGCACGTAAATTGAATTGCGCCACAACGGTCGCAACAACATCGTTCTTCGCAAATGCTGCCGGTATCAAGGTCTTTGCGACGGGCGGTATCGGCGGCGTTCATCGCGGCTACGACAAAGATATTTCTGCGGACCTGCCTGAGCTCGCCCAAACACCGATCGTTGTCGTCTGCTCCGGAGCCAAGATCGTGCTCGATCTGCCGGCGACCCGCGAATGGCTTGAGACCAACGGCGTTACCGTGCTTGGCTGGCAATGCGACGAACTGCCTGCTTTTTACTCACGAACGAGCGGGCTTAGTATCGACGAACGCGTAGAGAGCGCTGATGACGTTGCCCGTATTGCTGAGGCTCGTGATGCGGCGGGCCTCAGGAACGCGATACTTGTTACGGTACCGGTGCCGAAGGCATCGGAGCTTGAAAGGGCCGAGGTTGAGGGTATTCTTGCGGATGCGATGGCACTTGCGGATGAGCGCGGTATTCGCGGGAAGGATATCACGCCGTTCCTTTTGAGCGAGATGTCGTCGAGAAGCGGCGGCCGAACACTCACGGCAAACATCGAACTCTTGAAGAATAACGCCGGCGTTGCCGCCGAGATCGCCTGCGCGATGAAAAGCTAACGGACACCCATGATGGCTTTGAGGTCGTTAACGCGTTTTTGCGCATCGGCGGCTTGAGCTGAGTCAGGGAAACGCTTTAGTATCTCCAGCCAGCTCGCTCCGTCGTAGTGATATTGTTTCGCCTTTGGGTCGAACAAGAAGATGATCCCCAGCTTCCGATACCGGTCAAGATAGTTGAAGTTCAGGTAATAGCTGTGGATCGGAGCACCGGAAGCCTCCATCTCACCCTTTTTCAAACGGCCGGCTGCGGTCTTGGAAAGTGAAGGAGCCATCGCCTCGATACTGTTGCCGAAAAGCAGGAGCAGCTCGGGCCGGTATTTTGAATCTGGATATAACGAGAAGAACTCCGCGATCATTTCGATCTGATCAAATCCGCTCATCTGGCCAAGCAGCTGCTTGAATCTATCTTCATCACCTTGCCGTGATGCCGTAAATACGGCATCGGATTGCACCCAGCCGTAATTCTTCGGCGGAACCACCACTTTGTAAAAGGTAACGCCGTCCGCTTCGGCGCGTCCTAAAATCTGCACCTTGCGTCCGCGCTGCATCCGATGAACCTGCTCGGCGTAAAGACTTGGCTCTTTTCGAAGCACGGATAGCGTTTCGTCGATAACAACTCCCGATCTCGGGATCGAGTTGGCCTTTGCCTGCGGCGCCCGTTTGGCCGGGCGCGGCTTGGTTTGAGCATTCGCTTGTCCGCCCACGATGGCAACGATACTTACGAGAAGAGCATATTTCAGGAGCCTCATATCACCTCCTTCGAATGGCAGCGGCTTGGATCCGTTGTTGAGTGCCGGCGTGGTGAAAGTGGCATATCGCGATGGCAAGCGCGTCGGCCGCATCATGCGGCGTGGGCACCGCGGCAAGGCCGAGGAGTATCTTGACCATTTGGCCTACCTGATGCTTCTCCGCATTTCCGTTCCCGACCACGGTTTGCTTTATCAATCGCGGTGCATATTGTGCTATGGGAATTCCGCGTTGTTCGGCCAGCAAAAGCATAATGCCGCGAACCTGCCCAAGTTTGAGTGCGACCTGTGCGTTCGCTGCGTAGAACGTGTCCTCGACCGAAAGTACATCGGGTGAATGTTCGGCCATGATCTCTGCAACGTTGTTATAGATATGGAGCAAACGCTTTGAGAAATCATCCCTGCGGTCCGATCTGACGGTGCCGTAGGCGACAAGGGCGTACTTAGACCCTTTGCCGTCAACAACTCCCCACCCGAGCGTTTCACTGCCGGGATCGATACCCAAAACACGCATTAGTCGATCGAAAATGTCCCGATTTCAAGCAAGACTACATCAATATTCCTTCGAAAATCAAGCAGATCGGATACGGTTGAATAATCGGCGAACTCTGCATATTATTAAGGTTCGACCTTTGTTCGCGATCATGACCGACAGGCCCGCATCGAATGTTCCCGAGTCTGTACGCCATTTATTGGCGGGTGCGGTCGATTATGCGGGCTTGTTTCCGCCGTCGGCAGTTTCGATGGCCGAGGCTATCGGAAATTATGCGGCATACCGCACCAGCGGCAATGCGTGGATGCTTGGCCGGTTCGTCGTAAGTGCTGCTCGCCTTTCAGAATTCCGCGAAACGCTTGTCGATCTCGAGTTGGATGAAGGGGCAGGCTGGCATCTCGCGGGTGTCGCCACTGAGGATCACGAAGCTTCGGTAAAGACGATACATCTATTCAACAGGGAATTCGGCCCCGATATCGTTTGTGACACTGTTGAGGTCAAGGTCAGTGCTCCGTTCGAGATCGAAGTGCTTTCGAGACGACTGCCTCAAAACCTTACGGTCTATTTCGAGTTGGATCCGAAGGGCGACCTTGCAGGTATGCTGTCCGCGGTTGCGTCATTCGGCCACCGAGCAAAGATTAGGACGGGCGGCATAGTGCCGGAAGCGTTTCCGCAGACCGCTGATATAGTGCGGTTCGTTGAAGCGTGTATTGCTGCCGATGTGCCGTTCAAGGCGACTGCCGGGCTGCACCATCCGATACGCTGTTTCCGTCCGCTGACCTACGAGTCTGACGGCCCTAAGGGAACAATGAACGGATTTCTTAATCTTTTCGTAATGACCGGCTTTGCTTTGGACGCATATCGCAGCAGCCTGCTTGAAGATGTGATGCACGAGGAGGCAGCGGAAGCATTCGAATTTACCGGATCGGAGATCGCATGGCGCAAGGACTACGCACTTAACCTTGCTAAGATCAACAATTTACGGACACGCGGTATTCATGCATTCGGTTCGTGTTCATTCGAAGAGCCGGTTGCGGACCTGCGGATGCTTGGCGTCCTCTGATGCGGCTTCGTACGGATCGATTCTGCCGTCGCCGATCTTTTTGCAGTTAAAGAATAATGACATACGAGATCAATGAAACACATGACCCGACGCTGAGGAGTTGGGTGGGTTCGGCAAATGAGCCACTGACGGATTTTCCTATTCAGAACCTGCCGTTCTGTGTGTTTTGGTCGGATCGTGTGGATGACCAGATACACATCGGCGTACGGATCGGCAATTCGATCCTCAATGTGGATGCGTGTGCCGACGCCGGCCTGCTCGATGAATTCGACTCGGAGTCGCTCGGCAGCGGCCGGTTCTGGAGCCTTTTGGACGGCATTATGGAATTTCCTGCGGCGGAACGCGGGGCATTGAGGCAGCGGCTCTCCAAATTCCTTCGTGAAGGTTCGGCCTACCGGCAGCGTGTCGAGCCGCATCTCGTGCCCGCCGACGAATGCGCCCTCGAGGACGTTCCGGCCGTCATCGGCGATTACACCGATTTTTACTGCTCGATCTATCATGCGACGAATGTCGGGTCGATGTTCCGGCCTGACAACCCTTTGATGCCGAACTATAAGTACGTGCCGATCGGTTATCACGGCCGTGTATCGAGCATTGTGATGTCAGGGACGGACGTTAAACGCCCGCACGGCCAAAATCGCAGCGATGCGGATAACCCGCCGGTCTATGTGCCCTCTCGAAGCTTGGATTACGAGACGGAGCTTGGCTTTTTTGTCGGGCGCGGGAACGAGCTGGGGACACCGATAGACATCAAGGATGCGGAGGATCATATTTTCGGCGTTTGCTTGGTGAACGACTGGTCGGCACGCGACATTCAGGCATGGGAATATCAGCCGCTCGGCCCTTTCCTCGCCAAGAGTTTCACCACCGCCATTTCGCCGTATGTTGTTACAATGGAGGCACTTGCACCTTTCCGAACTGGGGCATTTGAACGTGCCTCGGACGATCCGCAGCCGCTCGAATATCTGAGCAGCGAGCATGATCGTAAATTCGGCGGCCTGGATATCAACCTTGAGGTCTATATCCAAACCGAAAAGATGCGGAACGAGAATATCGAGCCTTTTCGTCTGAGCCGTTCGAATACGAAAGACCTCTATTGGACGATCGGCCAGATGCTCACTCATCATGCCTCGAACGGCTGCAACCTGCAGACGGGCGATCTGATGGCGACGGGAACCGTCAGCGGAAAGGACAAGGATCAACGCGGCTGCCTGCTGGAACTCACGTGGCGTGGCAAAGAGCCGATCGACCTGCCGTCGGGCGAACAAAGGCGTTTCCTCGAGGACGGCGATGAGATCATTATGAAGGGCTACTGCGAACGGGAAGGATTCCGACGCATCGGCCTTGGCGAATGCCGCGGCCGCATCGTTCCCGCGGAATAGAATTGGCAAAGAAATTAGAACAAGAGGTAGAGA
Proteins encoded in this region:
- the rnc gene encoding ribonuclease III; this translates as MDAKIAQLEALTGHRFKDIAWLERAVSHRSWIFEVMPDATDSEKHEAENESLEFIGDSVLGLVIAEQLYRSHPGKSEGALTLMKHHLVSTATLARLAGEIELGRFVRMGKGEERTGGRKKSTLLANTLEAVIGAVFLDGGYTAARVFVSGIFAEDLKNSTPDAAVDFKSMLQETLQAEKLETPRYNVIRTEGPPHQRVFFVEAVWAGGSSGGSGSSRKAAEMQAAAAALEIIRKQAAAATKDAAPRR
- the lepB gene encoding signal peptidase I, whose product is MSTDKEEIEKTETPRSLGPPKSQIREYFESFVVTLIMAIFGMTFILQAVTVPTGSMQNTILVGDYLLVNKFIFTPGGGSLPFLPQREIERGDIIVFKYPGNKLHPDLDASRRPPIVPYQINYVKRVIGLPGETVEFKDNSVYINGELLPEHRMIGDAPDNLSALDVHEFEGRKPDDKWTVYYSRRTMEPIRAGQHVSREGMEFGIAGKKMVVPENSFFVMGDSRDNSEDSRYWGFVPRGLIIGRAMFVYWSCDRGASNGDLFGCITHPRLGRIGTLVR
- a CDS encoding pseudouridine-5'-phosphate glycosidase, with the translated sequence MDPEFGNEAADAKENGRPLVALESTVISHGLPYPRNLETARALEEAVRSGGAVPATIAVLNGQIRVGISDKELEFLAAEKDIRKISRRDIPVAIARKLNCATTVATTSFFANAAGIKVFATGGIGGVHRGYDKDISADLPELAQTPIVVVCSGAKIVLDLPATREWLETNGVTVLGWQCDELPAFYSRTSGLSIDERVESADDVARIAEARDAAGLRNAILVTVPVPKASELERAEVEGILADAMALADERGIRGKDITPFLLSEMSSRSGGRTLTANIELLKNNAGVAAEIACAMKS
- a CDS encoding SH3 domain-containing protein — protein: MRLLKYALLVSIVAIVGGQANAQTKPRPAKRAPQAKANSIPRSGVVIDETLSVLRKEPSLYAEQVHRMQRGRKVQILGRAEADGVTFYKVVVPPKNYGWVQSDAVFTASRQGDEDRFKQLLGQMSGFDQIEMIAEFFSLYPDSKYRPELLLLFGNSIEAMAPSLSKTAAGRLKKGEMEASGAPIHSYYLNFNYLDRYRKLGIIFLFDPKAKQYHYDGASWLEILKRFPDSAQAADAQKRVNDLKAIMGVR
- the ruvC gene encoding crossover junction endodeoxyribonuclease RuvC, which codes for MRVLGIDPGSETLGWGVVDGKGSKYALVAYGTVRSDRRDDFSKRLLHIYNNVAEIMAEHSPDVLSVEDTFYAANAQVALKLGQVRGIMLLLAEQRGIPIAQYAPRLIKQTVVGNGNAEKHQVGQMVKILLGLAAVPTPHDAADALAIAICHFHHAGTQQRIQAAAIRRR
- the fahA gene encoding fumarylacetoacetase, coding for MTYEINETHDPTLRSWVGSANEPLTDFPIQNLPFCVFWSDRVDDQIHIGVRIGNSILNVDACADAGLLDEFDSESLGSGRFWSLLDGIMEFPAAERGALRQRLSKFLREGSAYRQRVEPHLVPADECALEDVPAVIGDYTDFYCSIYHATNVGSMFRPDNPLMPNYKYVPIGYHGRVSSIVMSGTDVKRPHGQNRSDADNPPVYVPSRSLDYETELGFFVGRGNELGTPIDIKDAEDHIFGVCLVNDWSARDIQAWEYQPLGPFLAKSFTTAISPYVVTMEALAPFRTGAFERASDDPQPLEYLSSEHDRKFGGLDINLEVYIQTEKMRNENIEPFRLSRSNTKDLYWTIGQMLTHHASNGCNLQTGDLMATGTVSGKDKDQRGCLLELTWRGKEPIDLPSGEQRRFLEDGDEIIMKGYCEREGFRRIGLGECRGRIVPAE